One segment of Hippopotamus amphibius kiboko isolate mHipAmp2 chromosome 2, mHipAmp2.hap2, whole genome shotgun sequence DNA contains the following:
- the SNX33 gene encoding sorting nexin-33, whose protein sequence is MALKGRALYDFRSENKEEISIQQDEDLVIFSETSLDGWLQGQNSRGETGLFPASYVEIIRSGTSSNHADYSSSPAGSLGTQVSLYDSSSVANPSRSGGGSGFLSNQGSFEEDDDDDWDDWDDGCTVVEEPRAGGLGTNGHPPLNLSYPGAYPSQHVAFRPKPPLERQDSLASAKRGSVVGRNLNRFSCFVRSGVEAFILGDVPMMAKIAETYSIEMGPRGPQWKANPHPFACSVEDPTKQTKFKGIKSYISYKLTPTHAGSPVYRRYKHFDWLYNRLLHKFTVISVPHLPEKQATGRFEEDFIEKRKRRLILWMDHMTSHPVLSQYEGFQHFLSCLDDKQWKMGKRRAEKDEMVGASFLLTFQIPTEHQDLQDVEDRVDTFKAFSKKMDDSVLQLSTVASELVRKHVGGFRKEFQKLGSAFQAISHAFQMDPPFSSEALNSAISHTGRTYEAVGEMFAEQPKNDLFQMLDTLSLYQGLLSNFPDIIHLQKGAFAKVKESQRMSDEGRMAQDEADGIRRRCRVVGFALQAEMNHFHQRRELDFKHMMQNYLRQQILFYQRVGQQLEKTLRMYDNL, encoded by the exons ATGGCACTAAAAGGCCGAGCCCTCTATGACTTCCGCAGTGAGAACAAGGAGGAAATCAGCATCCAGCAGGATGAGGACCTGGTCATTTTCAGCGAGACCTCGCTGGATGGCTGGCTGCAGGGCCAGAACAGCCGCGGTGAGACAGGGCTTTTCCCTGCCTCTTACGTGGAGATCATCCGTTCTGGCACCAGCTCCAACCATGCCGACTACTCCAGCAGCCCTGCAGGCTCTCTGGGCACCCAGGTGAGCTTATATGACAGCTCCAGCGTGGCCAACCCTTCCAGGAGTGGCGGGGGCAGTGGCTTCCTCTCAAACCAGGGTAGTTTCGAGGAGGACGATGATGATGACTGGGATGACTGGGATGATGGATGCACAGTGGTGGAGGAGCCACGGGCTGGTGGGCTGGGTACCAACGGGCATCCCCCACTCAACCTCTCCTACCCTGGTGCCTACCCCAGCCAACACGTGGCCTTTCGGCCCAAGCCACCCCTGGAGCGGCAGGACAGCCTGGCATCTGCCAAACGAGGCAGCGTGGTGGGGCGCAACCTCAACCGCTTCTCGTGCTTCGTGCGCTCTGGCGTGGAGGCCTTCATCCTGGGTGATGTGCCCATGATGGCCAAGATCGCTGAGACATACTCCATTGAAATGGGGCCTCGCGGCCCCCAGTGGAAGGCCAATCCCCACCCATTTGCCTGCTCTGTAGAGGATCCCACCAAACAGACCAAATTCAAGGGCATCAAAAGTTATATCTCCTACAAGCTCACGCCCACCCACGCTGGCTCACCTGTCTACCGGCGCTACAAACACTTCGACTGGCTCTACAACCGCCTGCTGCACAAGTTCACTGTCATTTCAGTGCCCCACCTGCCAGAGAAGCAGGCGACAGGCCGCTTTGAGGAGGACTTCATTGAGAAGCGGAAGCGGCGGCTCATCCTTTGGATGGACCACATGACCAGCCACCCCGTGCTGTCCCAGTACGAGGGCTTCCAGCATTTCCTTAGCTGCCTGGATGACAAGCAGTGGAAGATGGGCAAACGCCGGGCCGAGAAGGACGAGATGGTGGGCGCCAGCTTCCTGCTCACCTTCCAGATCCCCACAGAGCACCAGGACCTGCAGGATGTGGAGGACCGTGTGGACACCTTCAAAGCCTTCAGCAAGAAGATGGACGATAGCGTCCTGCAGCTCAGTACCGTAGCATCAGAGCTGGTGCGCAAGCACGTGGGGGGCTTCCGCAAGGAATTCCAGAAGCTGGGCAGTGCCTTCCAGGCCATCAGCCACGCCTTCCAGATGGACCCCCCCTTCAGCTCCGAGGCCCTCAACAGCGCCATTTCTCACACGGGCCGTACCTATGAAGCCGTGGGTGAGATGTTTGCCGAGCAGCCCAAGAATGACCTCTTCCAGATGCTCGACACGCTGTCTCTCTACCAGGGCCTGCTCTCCAACTTCCCCGACATCATCCACCTGCAGAAAG GTGCATTTGCCAAGGTAAAGGAGAGCCAGCGCATGAGTGATGAGGGCCGCATGGCGCAGGACGAAGCAGATGGCATTCGCAGGCGCTGCCGCGTGGTGGGCTTCGCCCTGCAGGCTGAGATGAACCACTTCCACCAGCGCCGCGAGCTCGACTTTAAGCACATGATGCAGAACTACCTGCGCCAGCAGATCCTCTTCTACCAGCGGGTAGGCCAGCAGCTGGAGAAGACTCTGCGCATGTATGACAACCTCTGA
- the IMP3 gene encoding U3 small nucleolar ribonucleoprotein protein IMP3, with amino-acid sequence MVRKLKFHEQKLLKQVDFLNWEVTDHNLHELRVLRRYRLQRREDYTRYNQLSRAVRELARRLRDLPERDPFRVRSSAALLDKLYALGLIPTRGSLELCDFVTASSFCRRRLPTVLLKLRMAQHLQAAVAFVEQGHVRVGPDVVTDPAFLVTRSMEDFVTWVDSSKIKRHVLEYNEERDDFDLEA; translated from the coding sequence ATGGTGCGGAAGCTTAAGTTCCACGAGCAGAAGCTGCTGAAGCAGGTGGACTTCCTGAACTGGGAGGTCACCGATCACAACCTGCACGAGCTGCGCGTGTTGCGGCGCTATCGGCTGCAACGGCGCGAGGACTACACGCGCTACAACCAGCTGAGCCGTGCCGTGCGCGAGCTGGCGCGGCGCCTGCGCGATCTGCCTGAGCGCGACCCGTTTCGCGTGCGCTCCTCGGCCGCGCTGCTGGACAAACTGTATGCTCTCGGCCTGATCCCCACGCGCGGGTCGCTGGAGCTCTGCGATTTCGTCACGGCCTCGTCCTTCTGCCGCCGCCGCCTGCCCACCGTGCTCCTTAAGCTGCGCATGGCGCAGCACCTCCAGGCCGCCGTGGCATTCGTGGAGCAGGGCCACGTGCGCGTGGGCCCCGACGTGGTCACCGACCCCGCCTTCCTTGTCACGCGCAGCATGGAGGACTTCGTCACCTGGGTTGACTCGTCCAAGATCAAGCGGCACGTGCTGGAGTACAATGAGGAGCGTGATGACTTCGATCTGGAAGCCTAA